From one Streptomyces spiramyceticus genomic stretch:
- a CDS encoding enoyl-CoA hydratase/isomerase family protein has protein sequence MASLDPVLDKDGVRLTVEDAVATVTLTNAAKRNAQSPALWRALTEAGRSLPGDVRVVVLRGEGKSFSAGMDRQAFTPEGFDGEPSFLDLARGSDEDLDKVIAEYQDAFTWWRRNDLVTVAAVQGHAIGAGFQLALACDLRVVAEDVQFAMRETSLGLVPDLTGTHPLTGLVGYARALEICATGRFVHAAEAERIGLANLVVPAEELDGAVRDLAGALLAAPRDAVIETKALLRGAADRTYEEQRVAERAAQARRLRDLAGLAD, from the coding sequence ATGGCTTCGCTCGACCCTGTGCTGGACAAGGACGGCGTACGACTCACCGTCGAAGACGCCGTTGCCACGGTGACCCTTACCAATGCGGCCAAGCGCAACGCCCAGTCTCCCGCTCTGTGGCGGGCGTTGACGGAAGCCGGACGGTCACTTCCGGGCGACGTGCGGGTCGTCGTGCTGCGCGGCGAGGGCAAGTCCTTCTCCGCCGGCATGGACCGGCAGGCGTTCACCCCCGAGGGGTTCGACGGTGAGCCGTCCTTCCTCGATCTCGCACGTGGTTCCGACGAAGACCTCGACAAGGTCATCGCCGAGTACCAGGACGCGTTCACCTGGTGGCGGCGCAATGACCTCGTCACCGTGGCCGCCGTACAGGGCCACGCCATCGGCGCGGGCTTCCAGCTCGCCCTCGCGTGCGACCTGCGGGTCGTCGCCGAGGACGTGCAGTTCGCCATGCGCGAGACCAGCCTCGGTCTCGTCCCCGACCTCACCGGTACGCACCCGCTGACGGGCCTCGTCGGGTACGCCCGCGCGCTGGAGATCTGCGCCACGGGACGCTTCGTCCACGCGGCGGAGGCGGAGCGTATCGGCCTCGCCAACCTCGTCGTGCCCGCCGAGGAACTCGACGGCGCGGTACGGGACTTGGCGGGCGCGCTGTTGGCTGCCCCGCGGGATGCGGTGATCGAGACGAAGGCGCTGCTCCGGGGGGCGGCTGACCGTACGTACGAGGAGCAGCGCGTGGCGGAGCGGGCGGCGCAGGCGCGCAGGCTGCGCGACTTGGCGGGGCTCGCGGATTAG
- a CDS encoding helix-turn-helix domain-containing protein, whose amino-acid sequence MAETLKKGSRVTGAARDKLAADLKKKYDSGASIRALAEETGRSYGFVHRMLSESGVTLRGRGGATRGKKAASA is encoded by the coding sequence GTGGCCGAGACTCTTAAGAAGGGCAGCCGGGTAACCGGCGCCGCGCGCGACAAGCTCGCGGCAGACCTGAAGAAGAAGTACGACTCCGGTGCGAGCATCCGGGCGCTGGCCGAAGAGACCGGCCGCTCCTACGGGTTCGTACACCGGATGCTCAGCGAGTCCGGAGTCACGCTGCGGGGACGCGGCGGGGCGACGCGAGGCAAGAAGGCCGCTTCGGCCTGA
- a CDS encoding ABC-F family ATP-binding cassette domain-containing protein — translation MITASGIELRAGARILIENASFRIAKGDRIGLVGRNGAGKTTLTKCLAGEGTPAGGTITNSGEVGYLPQDPRTGDLDVLARDRILSARDLDSVLRKMRENEERMSTGQGATREKAMKKYERLETEFLTKGGYAAEAEAATIAAALGLPDRVLGQPLHTLSGGQRRRVELARILFSDADTLLLDEPTNHLDADSIVWLRDYLKTYRGGFIVISHDVDLVETVVNKVFYLDANRSQIDIYNMGWKLYQQQREADEKRRKRERQNAEKKAAALNSQADKMRAKATKTVAAQNMAKRAERLLSGLEAVRVSDKVAKLRFPEPAPCGKTPLTAEGLSKSYGSLEIFTDVDLAIDKGSRVVILGLNGAGKTTLLRLLAGAEKPDTGEVTPGHGLKMGYYAQEHETLDPDRSVLENMRSAAPDLDLVEVRKTLGSFLFTGDDVNKPAGVLSGGEKTRLALATLVVSSANVLLLDEPTNNLDPASREEILGALRTYKGAVILVTHDEGAVDALEPERIILLPDGVEDLWGPDYKDLVALA, via the coding sequence GTGATCACCGCTTCCGGCATCGAGCTGCGCGCCGGCGCCCGCATCCTCATCGAGAACGCGTCCTTCCGTATCGCCAAGGGCGACCGCATCGGCCTCGTCGGCCGCAACGGAGCGGGCAAGACCACCCTCACCAAGTGCCTCGCAGGTGAAGGAACCCCCGCCGGCGGCACCATCACCAACTCCGGTGAGGTCGGCTACCTCCCGCAGGACCCCCGCACCGGCGACCTCGACGTCCTCGCCCGCGACCGCATCCTCTCCGCCCGCGACCTCGACTCCGTCCTGCGCAAGATGCGCGAGAACGAGGAGCGCATGTCGACGGGCCAGGGCGCGACCCGCGAAAAGGCGATGAAGAAGTACGAGCGCCTGGAGACGGAGTTCCTCACCAAGGGCGGATACGCCGCCGAGGCCGAGGCCGCCACCATCGCCGCCGCGCTCGGCCTGCCCGACCGCGTGCTCGGCCAGCCCCTGCATACGCTCTCCGGCGGTCAGCGCCGCCGCGTCGAGCTGGCCCGCATCCTCTTCTCGGACGCCGACACCCTGCTCCTCGACGAGCCCACCAACCACCTCGACGCCGACTCGATCGTCTGGCTCCGGGACTACCTCAAGACGTACCGCGGCGGCTTCATCGTGATCTCCCACGACGTCGACCTCGTCGAGACCGTCGTCAACAAGGTCTTCTACCTGGACGCCAACCGCTCGCAGATCGACATCTACAACATGGGCTGGAAGCTCTACCAGCAGCAGCGCGAGGCCGACGAGAAGCGCCGCAAGCGCGAGCGTCAGAACGCCGAGAAGAAGGCCGCCGCCCTCAACTCACAGGCCGACAAGATGCGTGCCAAGGCCACCAAGACCGTCGCCGCGCAGAACATGGCCAAGCGTGCCGAGCGCCTGCTGTCCGGCCTCGAAGCGGTACGGGTCTCCGACAAGGTCGCCAAGCTGCGCTTCCCCGAGCCCGCCCCCTGCGGCAAGACCCCGCTGACCGCCGAGGGCCTGTCGAAGTCGTACGGATCCCTGGAGATCTTCACCGACGTCGACCTGGCCATCGACAAGGGCTCGCGCGTCGTCATCCTCGGCCTCAACGGCGCGGGCAAGACCACGCTGCTGCGCCTGCTCGCGGGCGCGGAGAAGCCCGACACGGGCGAGGTGACCCCGGGCCACGGTCTCAAGATGGGCTACTACGCCCAGGAGCACGAGACTCTCGACCCGGACCGAAGCGTCCTGGAGAACATGCGCTCGGCCGCGCCCGACCTCGACCTCGTCGAGGTACGCAAGACGCTCGGCTCGTTCCTCTTCACCGGTGACGACGTCAACAAGCCGGCGGGGGTCCTCTCCGGCGGTGAGAAGACCCGTCTCGCGCTGGCCACCCTGGTTGTCTCTTCGGCCAACGTCCTGCTGCTCGACGAGCCGACGAACAACCTCGACCCCGCCAGCCGCGAAGAGATTCTCGGCGCCCTGCGCACGTACAAGGGCGCGGTCATCCTGGTCACCCACGACGAGGGCGCGGTCGACGCCCTGGAACCGGAGCGGATCATTCTGCTGCCGGACGGCGTCGAGGACCTGTGGGGTCCGGACTACAAGGACCTCGTCGCGCTGGCCTGA
- a CDS encoding VOC family protein — protein sequence MTGAPSIYPTVLYKDAKAAIRTLKDAFGFREVSLYESEDGYVEHCELACGNGAVMVGSHGREGVFAKAMANAGPVGVYVVVDDVDALHARAVENGVEILMPPTDQDYGSRDFMARDAEGNVWSFGTYTPDIGG from the coding sequence ATGACCGGCGCACCGAGCATCTACCCGACGGTTCTGTACAAGGACGCGAAGGCCGCGATCAGGACGCTGAAGGACGCTTTCGGCTTCCGCGAGGTGAGTCTCTACGAGAGTGAGGACGGCTACGTCGAGCATTGCGAGCTGGCGTGCGGCAACGGCGCGGTGATGGTGGGCTCGCACGGCCGCGAGGGAGTTTTCGCCAAGGCCATGGCGAACGCGGGACCGGTCGGTGTGTACGTGGTGGTGGACGACGTGGACGCACTCCATGCGCGGGCCGTGGAGAACGGGGTGGAGATCCTGATGCCGCCGACCGACCAGGATTACGGCTCGCGGGACTTCATGGCGCGGGATGCCGAGGGCAACGTCTGGAGCTTCGGGACGTATACCCCCGACATCGGCGGCTGA
- a CDS encoding alpha/beta hydrolase has protein sequence MRPATAAAVAVTTIIGVGAAAVAVGRYAGHAALNASPGRPLPSDPGLTVHATAAGQITLTRCLASLRPGTYGIEGSGVHAVVGPVLNDAPHTADTVVRRLERVSHGTLGTGTKVRFTPQLYVGDPRAALGLDHADVDVLGELGALPAWFVPGIRDTWVITVHGLGTTREHPMNIMGFLHDQRLPLLDLAYRGDLGAPRPPGGLGHLGDSEWRDLDAAIRYAVRYGAQRVILHGWSTGAAMAVHAAANSALRHHICGLVLDSPVLDWEATVRALATARRIPGALLPLAVRSVQGSTGVHGDRLREAADPEAVSVPVLIFHGPDDALAPWQPSRELARLRPELITLHTVRGAPHASMWNANPTAYEETLRRFLTPLI, from the coding sequence GTGCGTCCGGCGACAGCGGCGGCAGTGGCCGTCACCACAATCATCGGCGTCGGGGCGGCGGCGGTCGCGGTCGGCCGGTATGCCGGCCACGCCGCGCTCAACGCATCGCCCGGCCGCCCGCTGCCCTCCGACCCCGGACTCACCGTGCACGCCACCGCCGCCGGACAGATCACGCTGACCCGCTGCCTGGCGTCCCTGCGCCCCGGCACGTACGGCATCGAGGGCTCCGGCGTCCACGCGGTCGTCGGCCCCGTCCTCAACGACGCGCCGCACACCGCGGACACCGTCGTACGCCGCCTGGAACGGGTCAGCCACGGCACCCTCGGCACCGGCACGAAGGTGAGATTCACCCCGCAGCTGTACGTCGGCGACCCGCGCGCCGCGCTCGGCCTCGACCACGCCGACGTGGACGTCCTGGGCGAACTCGGCGCGCTGCCCGCCTGGTTCGTGCCCGGTATCCGCGACACCTGGGTGATCACCGTGCACGGCCTCGGCACGACACGGGAACACCCCATGAACATCATGGGCTTCCTGCACGACCAGCGCCTGCCGCTCCTGGACCTCGCCTACCGCGGCGACCTCGGAGCCCCGAGGCCTCCCGGGGGACTCGGCCACCTCGGCGACTCGGAGTGGCGGGACCTGGACGCCGCCATCCGCTACGCGGTGCGGTACGGCGCGCAGCGCGTCATCCTGCACGGCTGGTCCACCGGCGCCGCCATGGCCGTGCACGCCGCGGCGAACTCCGCGCTGCGCCACCACATCTGCGGCCTCGTGCTCGACTCCCCGGTGCTGGACTGGGAAGCCACGGTACGAGCGCTGGCCACCGCCCGCCGCATCCCGGGAGCGCTGCTCCCGCTCGCGGTCAGGTCCGTACAGGGCAGCACGGGCGTGCACGGCGACCGCCTGCGCGAAGCGGCCGACCCCGAGGCGGTGAGCGTCCCCGTGCTGATCTTCCACGGCCCGGACGACGCCCTGGCCCCGTGGCAGCCCTCACGCGAACTTGCTCGCCTGCGCCCTGAACTGATCACCCTCCACACGGTCCGCGGCGCCCCGCACGCATCGATGTGGAACGCGAACCCAACGGCCTACGAAGAAACCCTCCGCCGCTTCCTCACCCCCCTGATCTAG
- a CDS encoding class II aldolase/adducin family protein — protein MAEQRQDERQGEPQGERRDEIERAWAELVDAARRTVTDGLVVGTSGNVSVRLGELVLVTPSGVPYDRLGPGDTVAVDLEGKQVFGELAPTSELPMHLAVYRNTSARAVVHTHAVHATAVSTLVSELPLVHYMAAALGGPVRTAPYATYGTEELAANMLRALEDRTGALLQNHGTVTYGDTLGQAYDRTAQLEWMCRLWLTASSVPGREPSLLSSGQLDEVKEKLRSYGQPR, from the coding sequence ATGGCTGAGCAGCGGCAGGACGAGCGGCAGGGCGAACCGCAGGGCGAGCGGCGGGACGAGATCGAGCGGGCGTGGGCCGAGCTCGTGGACGCGGCCCGTAGGACAGTGACGGACGGACTCGTCGTCGGCACGTCCGGCAACGTCTCCGTACGCCTCGGCGAACTCGTCCTGGTAACCCCGAGCGGAGTCCCGTACGACCGCCTCGGTCCGGGGGACACCGTCGCCGTCGACCTCGAAGGGAAACAGGTCTTCGGTGAACTCGCCCCGACGAGCGAGCTCCCCATGCACCTCGCGGTCTACCGCAACACCTCCGCCCGGGCCGTCGTGCACACCCACGCCGTCCACGCCACCGCCGTCTCCACCCTCGTCTCCGAGCTCCCCCTCGTGCACTACATGGCCGCGGCCCTCGGCGGCCCCGTCCGCACAGCCCCGTACGCGACGTACGGAACGGAGGAGCTCGCCGCGAACATGCTCCGCGCCCTGGAGGACCGTACCGGCGCGCTTCTGCAGAACCACGGCACCGTGACCTACGGAGACACCCTCGGCCAGGCCTACGACCGCACCGCCCAGCTGGAGTGGATGTGCAGGCTCTGGCTGACCGCGAGTTCCGTCCCCGGCCGCGAACCTTCGCTGCTCTCCAGCGGGCAACTGGACGAGGTAAAGGAGAAACTCCGCAGCTACGGCCAGCCCCGCTGA
- a CDS encoding inorganic phosphate transporter, whose protein sequence is MEHITLLLAIVIVTALVFDFTNGFHDTANAMATTISTGALKPKTAVAMSAVLNLVGAFLSVEVAKTISSGIVTEAGITPEVIFAALVGAILWNLMTWLIGLPSSSSHALMGGLIGATIASVGISGVNGGTVVTKVLIPAIAAPLVAGLAAYLASRLTYRIGRNADPKATAKGYRAGQITSAGLVSLAHGTNDAQKTMGIITLALVAGGVLSPGSNPPMWVILSAGLAIALGTYLGGWRIIRTMGKGLTDLQPQQGFAAQTSAASVILASSNLGFSLSTTHSCSGAVMGAGLGRKGGVVRWSTATRMFVAWGLTLPAAGLVAAGSEFVTKQGDWGVAAIAVFLVSACTAIWFISRRQVVDHTNVNDVDADTEPAGVVTTAMAAVTVPPTAGAAAAAEDLKTTIPAPAGSSAEPASPAAV, encoded by the coding sequence ATGGAACACATCACCTTGCTGCTCGCGATTGTGATCGTGACAGCTCTAGTGTTCGATTTCACGAACGGTTTCCACGACACCGCCAACGCGATGGCCACGACCATCTCGACCGGTGCTCTGAAGCCCAAGACGGCGGTGGCCATGTCCGCCGTGCTCAACCTTGTCGGCGCGTTCTTGTCCGTGGAGGTCGCCAAGACGATCTCCAGCGGGATCGTGACCGAAGCAGGCATCACTCCCGAGGTCATATTCGCGGCGCTCGTCGGCGCCATCCTCTGGAACCTCATGACCTGGCTGATCGGCCTGCCGTCCAGCTCCTCGCACGCCCTCATGGGCGGCCTGATCGGCGCCACCATCGCCTCGGTCGGCATCAGCGGCGTCAACGGCGGCACCGTCGTCACCAAGGTGCTCATCCCCGCGATCGCCGCGCCGCTGGTCGCCGGCCTCGCCGCGTACCTCGCCTCCCGGCTGACGTACAGGATCGGCAGGAACGCCGACCCGAAGGCCACGGCGAAGGGCTACCGCGCCGGCCAGATCACCTCGGCGGGCCTGGTCTCCCTGGCCCACGGCACCAACGACGCGCAGAAGACCATGGGCATCATCACGCTGGCACTCGTCGCCGGCGGTGTGCTCTCCCCCGGCTCCAACCCCCCGATGTGGGTCATCCTCTCCGCCGGTCTCGCGATCGCGCTCGGGACCTACCTCGGCGGCTGGCGCATCATCCGCACCATGGGCAAGGGCCTCACCGACCTCCAGCCGCAGCAGGGCTTCGCCGCCCAGACCAGCGCGGCCAGCGTCATCCTCGCCTCGTCCAACCTCGGCTTCTCGCTGTCGACCACGCACTCGTGCTCCGGTGCCGTGATGGGCGCGGGCCTCGGTCGCAAGGGCGGTGTGGTCCGCTGGTCCACCGCCACCCGGATGTTCGTCGCCTGGGGTCTGACGCTGCCGGCGGCCGGTCTGGTCGCCGCGGGTTCGGAGTTCGTCACCAAGCAGGGCGACTGGGGCGTCGCGGCCATCGCGGTCTTCCTCGTCTCCGCCTGCACCGCGATCTGGTTCATCTCCCGCCGCCAGGTGGTCGACCACACCAACGTCAATGACGTGGACGCCGACACCGAGCCGGCCGGCGTCGTCACCACCGCCATGGCAGCCGTCACCGTGCCGCCCACGGCCGGTGCCGCTGCCGCCGCCGAGGACCTCAAAACCACCATCCCGGCCCCGGCCGGCAGCTCCGCCGAGCCGGCCAGCCCGGCCGCGGTGTAA
- a CDS encoding cobalamin biosynthesis protein, with amino-acid sequence MRADRIFAYGATAGLIGDLVLGDPRRAHPVAAFGRAAGAVESLLWRDHRGWGAVHTLLCAGGAAGAAALASRAVRRSPAAAVALTAAATWAVVGGTSLGREARAVGGALEAGDIDVARERLPHLCGRDPQSLDAQQIARAVAESVAENTSDAVVGALVWGAVGGVPGLVAFRAINTLDAMVGHKSAKYLRYGWASARLDDVAGWPGARLTAALAVVAGGNPRGAVRAWRTDAAKHPSPNAGPVEASFAGALGVRLGGTLSYAGRVEYRPVLNATGRPVGVPDIERAVRLSRRVGALALGTAVAGRLAFGALRRAATGGRNA; translated from the coding sequence ATGCGTGCCGATCGCATCTTCGCGTACGGCGCCACCGCCGGCCTGATCGGCGACCTCGTGCTCGGCGACCCTCGCCGGGCACACCCGGTCGCCGCGTTCGGGCGGGCCGCGGGCGCCGTCGAGTCCCTGCTGTGGCGTGACCACCGCGGGTGGGGCGCGGTGCACACCTTGCTGTGCGCCGGAGGCGCCGCGGGTGCCGCCGCGCTGGCTTCCCGTGCCGTACGCCGCTCCCCCGCCGCCGCTGTAGCGCTGACCGCCGCAGCCACCTGGGCCGTCGTCGGCGGGACGTCGCTGGGCCGCGAGGCGCGGGCCGTCGGGGGCGCCCTGGAGGCCGGGGACATCGACGTGGCCCGCGAACGCCTTCCCCATCTGTGCGGGCGCGACCCGCAGTCGCTGGACGCGCAGCAGATCGCCCGCGCCGTCGCTGAGTCCGTCGCCGAGAACACCTCGGACGCGGTCGTCGGCGCGCTGGTGTGGGGCGCCGTGGGCGGCGTACCCGGGCTCGTGGCCTTCCGCGCGATCAACACTCTCGACGCCATGGTGGGGCACAAATCAGCCAAATACCTGCGTTACGGCTGGGCTTCGGCCCGCCTCGACGACGTCGCCGGATGGCCCGGAGCCCGGCTCACGGCCGCCCTCGCCGTGGTCGCGGGCGGCAACCCGCGCGGTGCGGTGCGGGCCTGGCGTACGGACGCGGCGAAACACCCGAGCCCCAACGCCGGCCCGGTGGAAGCCTCGTTCGCGGGCGCGCTCGGCGTACGGCTTGGCGGGACGCTCTCGTACGCGGGGCGCGTCGAGTACCGGCCCGTACTCAATGCCACGGGACGGCCCGTCGGCGTACCGGACATCGAGCGGGCCGTGCGGCTGTCGCGCCGTGTCGGGGCGCTGGCTCTGGGGACGGCTGTCGCCGGGCGACTTGCTTTCGGCGCGCTGCGTCGCGCCGCCACTGGGGGGAGAAACGCATGA
- a CDS encoding cobyric acid synthase, with product MGGGLLVAGTTSDAGKSVVTAGICRWLVRQGVKVAPFKAQNMSLNSFVTREGAEIGRAQAMQAQAARVEPTALMNPVLLKPGSDRSSQVVLMGKPVGEMSARGYHGGRQEALLGTVTDCLRELRGTYDAVICEGAGSPAEINLRRTDIVNMGIARAARFPVVVVGDIDRGGVFASFFGTTALLSAEDQSLVAGYLVNKFRGDVSLLEPGLDMLEGLTGRRTYGVLPFAHGLGIDEEDGLRVSLRGAVREHVVAPPVGEDVLRVAVCAVPLMSNFTDVDALAAEPGVVVRFVDRAEELADADLVIVPGTRGTVKALEWLRERGLAGALARRAAEGRPVLGICGGYQVLGERIEDDVESKAGTVDGLGLLPVRVRFAVEKTLARPVGSALGEPVEGYEIHHGVAEVLGGTPFISDDNGHSLDGCRAGSVWGTHWHGSLESDSFRRAFLREVAAAAGRRYVPAPDTSFEALREEQLDRLGDLIEEHADTDALLRLIESGAPSGLPFIAPGAPA from the coding sequence CTGGGCGGTGGCCTGCTTGTCGCGGGGACCACGTCCGACGCGGGGAAGAGCGTGGTGACGGCGGGGATCTGCCGGTGGCTGGTGCGGCAGGGGGTCAAGGTCGCGCCGTTCAAGGCGCAGAACATGTCGCTGAATTCGTTCGTGACCCGCGAGGGCGCGGAGATCGGGCGCGCGCAGGCCATGCAGGCGCAGGCGGCCCGCGTGGAGCCGACCGCGCTCATGAACCCCGTCCTCCTCAAGCCGGGCAGTGACCGCAGCAGCCAGGTGGTGCTGATGGGCAAGCCGGTGGGAGAGATGAGTGCCCGTGGCTACCACGGGGGAAGGCAAGAAGCGCTGTTGGGGACGGTGACGGACTGTCTGCGGGAATTGCGGGGCACGTATGACGCCGTGATCTGCGAGGGGGCCGGCAGTCCGGCCGAGATCAACCTGCGGCGTACGGACATCGTCAACATGGGCATCGCACGGGCGGCCCGCTTCCCGGTGGTCGTCGTCGGCGACATCGACCGGGGCGGTGTTTTCGCTTCCTTCTTCGGTACGACGGCCCTGTTGAGCGCCGAGGACCAGTCGCTCGTGGCGGGCTATCTGGTGAACAAGTTCCGGGGTGACGTGTCGCTCCTCGAACCCGGGCTCGACATGCTGGAGGGCCTGACGGGGCGGCGTACGTACGGCGTACTGCCCTTCGCGCACGGCCTCGGCATCGACGAGGAGGACGGCCTTCGGGTGTCCTTGCGCGGCGCCGTACGGGAGCACGTCGTCGCGCCGCCGGTCGGGGAGGACGTGCTGCGCGTCGCCGTGTGCGCCGTGCCGCTCATGTCGAACTTCACGGATGTGGACGCGCTCGCCGCCGAACCGGGCGTCGTCGTGCGGTTCGTGGACCGGGCCGAAGAGCTCGCCGACGCGGACCTCGTGATCGTGCCGGGGACGCGCGGCACGGTGAAGGCCCTGGAGTGGCTCCGCGAGCGCGGGCTCGCCGGCGCGCTGGCCCGGCGAGCGGCGGAAGGCCGGCCCGTACTCGGCATCTGCGGCGGCTACCAGGTGCTGGGCGAGCGCATCGAGGACGACGTCGAGTCGAAGGCCGGGACCGTGGACGGGCTCGGACTGCTGCCGGTGCGCGTGCGGTTCGCCGTCGAGAAGACGCTGGCGCGGCCGGTCGGCAGCGCGCTGGGCGAGCCCGTCGAGGGATACGAGATCCATCACGGGGTCGCCGAAGTGCTGGGGGGGACACCGTTCATCTCTGATGACAATGGACACAGCCTGGACGGGTGCCGCGCCGGCTCGGTCTGGGGCACCCACTGGCACGGCTCGCTGGAGAGCGACTCCTTCCGGCGCGCGTTCCTGCGCGAGGTCGCCGCCGCCGCGGGGCGCCGCTACGTACCGGCACCGGACACCTCGTTCGAGGCGCTGCGCGAGGAGCAGCTCGACCGCCTCGGCGACCTCATCGAAGAACACGCGGATACAGATGCGCTGCTGCGGCTGATCGAGTCGGGCGCGCCGTCAGGACTTCCCTTCATCGCACCTGGAGCGCCCGCATGA